In Niallia sp. FSL W8-0635, one genomic interval encodes:
- a CDS encoding VOC family protein, with the protein MGRPIHFEIHVDNMERAKTFYGEVFDWKFEDWSDYAGMPYFGAVTGDNHEMGINGALIKRPVPLSDNNQAVNGYACTMGVEDYDSTEAKILENGGTVALPKHALPSMAWQGYYKDSEGNLFGIHQTDEKAK; encoded by the coding sequence ATGGGTAGACCAATTCATTTTGAAATTCATGTGGATAACATGGAACGCGCTAAAACGTTTTATGGAGAGGTATTTGATTGGAAATTTGAAGATTGGAGCGATTATGCTGGCATGCCGTATTTTGGGGCTGTGACTGGCGATAATCACGAGATGGGAATTAATGGTGCTTTAATTAAACGACCAGTTCCTCTTTCGGACAATAATCAGGCTGTAAATGGGTATGCTTGTACGATGGGGGTGGAAGACTATGATTCTACAGAAGCAAAAATTCTTGAAAATGGTGGAACAGTAGCACTTCCTAAGCACGCACTACCTAGTATGGCATGGCAAGGCTACTATAAAGATTCGGAAGGAAATTTATTCGGTATTCATCAAACAGATGAAAAAGCAAAATAA
- a CDS encoding VanW family protein — MNSHLLLGLILFFHTLIAPSNFFSTIKSQPSQLNDKEQDFLWKSPSLPVIDTEEFNKVMDGLDNKVYIAPKDAIINPYGNIVPEQVGYRLHRVKFIRQMYAHYFNDTSSKQELPLQVIYPRVDSELLDSIRRKKIGRYITAFNSNNKERSMNISLATEAINNSVIFPKEQFSFNQIVGKRTVEKGYLQAPVIINGKFSEDIGGGICQVSSTLFNAVDNAGLKIVQRYSHSRKIPYVPPKRDATVSWDGPDFVFENTYERPVLIQAKMLGNHLLIEIYSAETISYQPRNVPYL, encoded by the coding sequence ATGAATTCCCATTTGTTACTCGGACTCATTTTATTTTTTCATACACTGATTGCACCCAGTAATTTTTTTAGTACGATTAAAAGTCAACCCTCACAACTAAATGATAAGGAACAAGACTTTTTATGGAAATCCCCTAGTTTGCCTGTTATTGATACAGAAGAATTTAATAAAGTAATGGATGGATTAGATAATAAGGTTTACATCGCACCAAAGGATGCCATCATTAATCCATACGGAAATATCGTTCCAGAACAAGTCGGATATCGTTTACATCGTGTTAAATTTATTAGACAAATGTATGCTCATTATTTCAATGATACTTCCAGTAAACAAGAACTTCCCCTACAAGTTATTTATCCTAGAGTAGATAGTGAATTATTAGATAGTATTCGTAGAAAAAAAATCGGCAGATATATAACAGCCTTTAACAGTAATAACAAAGAACGAAGCATGAATATTTCGTTGGCTACAGAGGCGATTAATAATAGTGTTATTTTTCCAAAGGAACAATTCTCATTTAATCAGATTGTAGGAAAAAGAACCGTAGAAAAGGGATATTTACAAGCTCCCGTTATCATAAACGGAAAATTCTCTGAAGATATCGGCGGGGGCATTTGCCAAGTATCCTCCACCTTATTCAATGCGGTAGACAATGCTGGATTAAAGATCGTTCAACGGTATTCACACAGTAGAAAAATTCCTTATGTCCCTCCTAAGCGAGATGCAACCGTTAGTTGGGATGGACCTGATTTCGTCTTTGAAAATACCTATGAAAGACCAGTACTCATCCAAGCTAAAATGCTAGGCAATCATTTACTCATCGAAATCTATTCAGCTGAAACAATTTCTTATCAGCCTAGAAATGTCCCATACCTTTAA
- a CDS encoding L-ribulose-5-phosphate 4-epimerase has translation MLEHLKEEVFLANLELPKQGLVKYTWGNASAIDRDSGLFVIKPSGIDYETMKPSDMVVIDLEGNVVEGDFRPSSDTATHAVLYKHYQEIGGIVHTHSTWATIWAQAGLDLPAMGTTHADTFYGSIPCARYLTQEEIDRGYEAETGNVIIETFEERGLDVLAIPGVLLHGHGPFTWGKDVHSAVMNSVVLDEVAKMNLFTRELNRFSEELPQRILDKHYLRKHGKNAYYGQK, from the coding sequence ATGTTAGAACATTTAAAAGAAGAAGTATTTCTGGCAAATCTTGAATTACCTAAACAAGGACTTGTGAAATACACATGGGGAAATGCAAGTGCAATTGATCGCGATAGTGGTTTATTCGTTATCAAGCCTAGCGGTATTGACTATGAAACAATGAAACCAAGCGATATGGTTGTTATTGATTTAGAAGGGAATGTAGTAGAAGGCGATTTCAGACCTTCATCCGATACAGCTACTCACGCCGTACTTTATAAGCATTATCAAGAAATCGGCGGCATTGTGCACACTCATTCTACTTGGGCAACAATATGGGCGCAGGCAGGTCTTGACCTCCCGGCAATGGGTACCACTCATGCGGACACCTTTTATGGCTCGATTCCATGCGCTCGCTATTTAACACAAGAAGAAATTGATCGTGGCTACGAAGCGGAAACTGGTAACGTAATCATCGAAACCTTTGAAGAGCGAGGATTAGATGTTTTAGCTATTCCTGGAGTATTACTTCATGGTCACGGTCCCTTTACATGGGGAAAAGACGTTCATTCCGCCGTCATGAACAGCGTCGTGTTAGACGAAGTTGCAAAAATGAACTTATTTACTCGAGAATTAAACCGTTTTTCAGAAGAATTGCCTCAACGCATTTTAGATAAACATTATTTACGTAAACATGGAAAAAATGCCTATTACGGTCAAAAATAA
- a CDS encoding CBO0543 family protein, translated as MEKILLRVLTAGCMVFIPFLFRGKRRENFLIFFAKGVLATLVDAYVVGTNKIAYPVRPFPKIFKTNIIYDVLFFPLLSVLWVKMTERDRFGKKLLKSLVFSVPMSFGQWYFEKNSKLFKWKKWSPLHTFASVNFTLFTIRGFFGLIRYLDKKDMWR; from the coding sequence ATGGAAAAAATATTATTGCGTGTATTAACGGCTGGTTGTATGGTTTTTATCCCATTTTTGTTTAGAGGTAAGAGAAGAGAGAATTTCTTAATATTTTTCGCAAAAGGTGTTCTTGCAACTTTAGTAGATGCTTATGTTGTGGGGACAAATAAAATTGCTTATCCAGTGCGACCTTTTCCGAAGATTTTTAAAACAAATATCATTTATGATGTGTTATTTTTTCCTCTATTAAGTGTACTTTGGGTAAAAATGACGGAGAGGGACCGATTTGGAAAGAAACTATTGAAAAGTTTGGTGTTTAGCGTTCCAATGAGCTTTGGTCAGTGGTACTTTGAGAAGAACAGCAAATTATTTAAGTGGAAGAAGTGGTCACCGCTACATACTTTTGCAAGTGTAAATTTCACTTTATTTACCATAAGAGGATTCTTTGGGTTAATAAGATACTTAGATAAAAAGGACATGTGGAGATAG
- a CDS encoding MFS transporter, whose product MSENRAEYIQEEIPKDQESKMSLKKVLAYASTDTAGNLLYCTMTSFIMYFYTDVFGISVAATGTILLIARIFDALDAPIWGLIIDHTNTKWGKNRPYWLWLAIPFGLTVFLTFLAPDLSPTAKVVYALITYIVAGMVYTGVATPITAILPNLTNNSTERVRLNSWRSNGGMIGYLITASFTLPLVAFFGNGNDKLGFQITVGIYAVIAIALLLFAFSGTREINTSSIKSIPIRESFRAMKGNWPWITLVLAFIFYWLGNTSRTATVIYYAQYNLDHKNLASLLNGLVIFQMVSITIIPFIVKKFLKTHTQILGFIVAALGQIIIAFAGSSISMIIFGWVVASLGTGIAVTLPFAMLSDTVDYGEWKTGIRASGFLTAIGSSFCIKIGSGLGSFIPSIIMGQAGYVANASQTATSLAAIKFCFTWLPAIFFIIGALIMLNYTKYERNEENIRKQLA is encoded by the coding sequence ATGAGTGAAAATAGAGCGGAGTATATACAAGAAGAAATACCTAAAGACCAAGAATCAAAAATGTCTTTAAAAAAAGTGTTGGCTTATGCAAGTACAGATACAGCAGGGAATTTGCTGTACTGTACAATGACTAGCTTTATCATGTATTTCTATACAGATGTATTTGGTATATCAGTAGCTGCTACGGGGACTATTCTTCTAATTGCGCGAATTTTTGATGCATTGGATGCACCGATTTGGGGATTAATTATCGACCATACCAATACAAAATGGGGAAAGAATCGTCCATATTGGCTATGGCTAGCTATTCCTTTCGGGCTAACCGTATTTTTGACCTTCTTAGCACCTGATTTATCACCTACTGCGAAAGTGGTTTATGCTTTAATTACGTATATTGTTGCTGGGATGGTTTATACAGGAGTAGCAACGCCGATTACTGCAATCTTGCCGAACTTAACGAATAATTCTACAGAAAGAGTTCGATTAAATTCTTGGAGAAGTAATGGGGGAATGATTGGGTACTTAATTACTGCTTCCTTTACATTGCCACTTGTTGCTTTCTTTGGGAATGGAAATGATAAACTTGGATTTCAAATAACAGTAGGAATTTACGCTGTTATCGCCATTGCTCTATTACTGTTTGCTTTTTCTGGAACAAGAGAAATTAATACGAGTAGCATCAAATCGATTCCTATTCGTGAAAGCTTCAGAGCAATGAAAGGAAATTGGCCTTGGATTACGTTGGTGCTTGCCTTTATCTTTTATTGGTTAGGCAATACATCGAGAACGGCAACCGTAATCTATTATGCTCAGTATAATTTAGATCATAAAAATCTTGCTTCCCTTTTAAATGGACTCGTTATTTTCCAAATGGTATCTATTACAATCATTCCATTTATCGTTAAGAAATTCTTGAAAACGCATACGCAGATTCTTGGCTTTATTGTTGCTGCTCTTGGTCAAATTATTATCGCATTTGCTGGAAGCAGTATATCGATGATTATCTTCGGATGGGTGGTCGCTTCTCTTGGTACAGGGATTGCTGTAACATTGCCATTTGCGATGCTATCAGATACCGTCGATTACGGAGAATGGAAAACAGGTATCCGAGCAAGTGGATTCCTAACTGCCATTGGAAGCTCCTTCTGTATCAAAATTGGTTCAGGATTAGGAAGTTTTATTCCATCTATAATTATGGGGCAAGCAGGATATGTAGCAAACGCAAGCCAAACAGCTACATCATTAGCAGCAATTAAATTCTGCTTTACCTGGCTACCAGCAATCTTCTTCATCATAGGTGCTCTTATTATGCTAAACTACACCAAATATGAGCGAAACGAAGAAAATATCCGCAAACAGCTTGCATAA
- a CDS encoding PadR family transcriptional regulator, translating to MISSDVIRGYNDTIILFFLLEKDSYGYEISKDIRTRTNEKYIIKETTLYSAFSRLIKNNYINSYYKEGEYGKRRTYYTITAEGRKYYQEKCQEWAITQEVINLFIKEGYNE from the coding sequence GTGATAAGCAGTGATGTCATACGAGGATATAATGACACCATCATTCTTTTTTTCCTATTGGAAAAGGATTCTTATGGTTATGAGATCTCCAAAGATATAAGAACACGAACAAACGAAAAATACATTATTAAAGAAACAACCCTTTACTCAGCCTTTAGCCGATTGATTAAGAATAACTATATTAACTCCTATTACAAAGAAGGCGAATATGGAAAAAGAAGGACTTACTACACCATTACTGCAGAAGGAAGAAAGTATTATCAGGAAAAGTGCCAAGAATGGGCTATAACACAAGAAGTGATTAACCTATTTATTAAGGAGGGATATAATGAATAG
- a CDS encoding GntR family transcriptional regulator, with protein MKLKYQIIFDDIKSKILSGDYSVGEQIPTESILQEKYKVSRHTVRKAILELSNEGFLRSEKGSGTYVSNQYQSKTSGKSNSKTIGVITTYISDYIFPSIIRGIEGRLNVEDYSLLLASTNNDVEQEKKALEMMLSFGVDGLIVEPTKSNLYNPNIAYYLSFKEQDVPFIMVNAYYEELEVPFFCLDDVQSSYLATNELIAKGHTKIGLIAKMDDLQGKFRMKGYIKALGEAKLRFQAEHVFSFTTETKLDLNSNLKEFLHKNIEAMTAIVCYNDEVALEVVNVCRQLDISIPENLSIIGQDNSYIAKNANIKLTTLTHPQEQMGHDAADWIIKKLQGKKELQNENYYQPKLIEGETVKAITEAEGRFL; from the coding sequence ATGAAATTAAAGTATCAGATTATCTTTGATGATATAAAAAGTAAAATTCTTTCAGGTGACTATAGTGTAGGAGAACAAATTCCGACTGAATCTATCTTGCAGGAAAAGTACAAGGTTAGCCGTCACACGGTTCGAAAGGCTATATTAGAGCTATCGAACGAAGGCTTTCTGAGAAGTGAAAAAGGATCTGGTACTTATGTTAGTAATCAATATCAGTCTAAAACGAGTGGGAAATCAAATAGTAAAACAATTGGTGTCATTACGACCTATATATCGGATTACATTTTTCCTTCTATTATTCGTGGCATTGAAGGGAGATTGAATGTAGAAGATTACTCGCTGCTCTTAGCTAGTACAAATAATGATGTGGAACAAGAAAAGAAAGCATTAGAAATGATGCTATCATTTGGGGTAGATGGATTAATTGTCGAACCGACGAAAAGTAATCTATACAATCCTAATATTGCTTACTACCTATCATTCAAAGAACAGGATGTTCCATTTATTATGGTTAATGCCTATTACGAGGAGCTAGAGGTTCCCTTCTTTTGCCTCGATGACGTGCAGTCTAGCTATCTGGCTACCAATGAATTAATTGCGAAAGGACATACAAAAATTGGTCTTATTGCCAAAATGGATGACTTGCAAGGGAAATTTCGCATGAAAGGTTATATTAAAGCGTTGGGAGAAGCTAAGTTGCGATTCCAGGCCGAGCATGTCTTTTCCTTTACTACAGAGACGAAGCTAGATTTAAACAGTAACTTGAAAGAATTCTTACACAAAAATATCGAGGCAATGACCGCAATTGTATGCTATAACGACGAAGTTGCTTTAGAAGTTGTAAATGTATGCAGACAACTTGATATTTCGATTCCAGAAAATCTATCCATTATAGGACAGGATAATTCCTATATTGCCAAAAACGCAAACATCAAACTCACCACATTAACCCACCCCCAAGAACAAATGGGACACGATGCAGCCGATTGGATCATAAAAAAATTACAAGGAAAAAAAGAACTACAAAACGAAAACTACTACCAACCAAAATTAATAGAAGGCGAAACGGTTAAAGCTATAACGGAAGCAGAGGGACGGTTCTTGTGA
- a CDS encoding AraC family transcriptional regulator, whose translation MEIISIAVPPFPIFIEGNLTKYEKKTWHPDRNDLAYFDIILVKEGRLFLTEEGREFTINKNEMLVLQPLKHHYPFKPTDEYTEFYWLHFYTNSYYTEAKEPTNLTSSIPIPSLHYHNHSYTIHLQKKGILVDYEEIYQKIDQLLLTTTNENKDLSFWDIQLSFFSLINLLESQGIAKDTSYVMAEKVVQFLRENYHQPITNDTLTERFNIHENTIAKYMKKFYKVTALEYLNSYRLEQARILLLKTDDSIQTIAEKCGYAYGQYFSSVFKKKYSISPLNYRKKHLEREAKGRFL comes from the coding sequence ATGGAAATAATATCGATTGCTGTTCCTCCATTTCCTATTTTCATTGAAGGAAATCTTACAAAATATGAAAAAAAAACATGGCATCCTGATCGAAATGACTTAGCGTATTTTGATATTATTCTAGTAAAAGAAGGACGGCTTTTCTTAACCGAGGAAGGAAGAGAATTTACGATAAATAAGAATGAAATGCTGGTATTACAGCCATTAAAGCATCACTACCCTTTTAAGCCGACAGACGAATATACAGAATTTTATTGGCTCCATTTCTATACAAATAGCTATTATACAGAGGCGAAGGAGCCGACTAACTTAACATCCTCCATCCCTATTCCGTCCTTGCATTATCATAATCATAGCTATACGATTCATTTGCAAAAGAAAGGGATATTGGTCGACTATGAGGAAATTTATCAAAAAATAGACCAGCTATTATTAACAACCACTAATGAAAATAAGGATCTATCATTTTGGGATATCCAGCTAAGCTTTTTCTCTTTGATTAATCTATTAGAATCGCAGGGCATCGCAAAGGATACTAGCTATGTTATGGCAGAAAAGGTAGTACAATTTTTAAGAGAAAATTACCACCAGCCCATTACAAACGATACATTAACCGAGCGTTTCAACATTCACGAAAATACGATTGCTAAATATATGAAAAAATTCTATAAAGTTACCGCATTAGAATATTTAAATTCTTATCGGTTAGAGCAAGCGAGAATCTTACTATTAAAAACAGATGACTCGATTCAAACAATCGCAGAAAAATGCGGCTATGCCTATGGGCAATACTTCTCGAGCGTTTTCAAAAAGAAATATAGCATTTCTCCATTAAACTATCGAAAAAAGCATTTAGAAAGGGAAGCGAAGGGACGGTTCTTGTGA
- a CDS encoding nuclear transport factor 2 family protein has protein sequence MDQKYTSTQSQKETAISFLKLVASTKVREAFQNYIGSDFRHHNPYFNGDADSLMIAMEENAVRNPYKNLEIKLAIQEEDKVVVYSHIKQHPEDLGGAVVHIFRFQNEQIIELWDIGQPIPEDSPNENGMF, from the coding sequence ATGGATCAGAAGTATACATCGACTCAATCCCAAAAGGAAACAGCAATCTCGTTTTTAAAGCTCGTAGCATCAACAAAAGTTCGCGAGGCCTTTCAGAACTACATAGGGTCAGACTTCCGCCACCACAATCCCTATTTTAATGGTGATGCTGATTCCTTAATGATCGCAATGGAAGAAAATGCCGTACGAAATCCTTATAAGAATTTAGAAATCAAGCTAGCTATCCAGGAGGAAGATAAAGTCGTGGTGTATTCCCACATAAAGCAGCATCCAGAAGACCTAGGCGGCGCAGTTGTACATATCTTTCGTTTCCAAAATGAGCAGATTATTGAATTATGGGATATCGGTCAACCGATACCTGAGGATTCTCCCAATGAGAATGGAATGTTCTAA
- a CDS encoding permease prefix domain 1-containing protein, which translates to MNSIISYLDNVFANLPKTSEMEKLKLEMLSNMEDKYYELKEAGKSENEAIGIVISEFGNIDELLSELDIPLNEEKPSERQLSEEEVNLFFQLTSKAMNLIGIGVMLCILGSSILVLFLTLYDNGFLNGIAENTATLIGVAQLLLFVAIAVSLFIYSGLLLEKYKFIEKKGNFTIPIHLLKKIEMAKEAYQPIFFRSIIIGVSLCILSPVVLLVTIAINEQAVTYGVCVLLLLIAIATYVFIVNGGKMDAYTKLLKEESYSIEKKKEEKVIGAFAAIIWPLATAIFLFTGFVYGNWHINWIIFPIAGLLMAMFSGAYTIMKKEE; encoded by the coding sequence ATGAATAGCATCATTAGTTATTTAGACAACGTCTTTGCTAATTTGCCGAAAACATCCGAAATGGAAAAGCTGAAACTAGAAATGCTTTCAAACATGGAGGATAAATATTATGAATTAAAAGAAGCAGGGAAATCAGAAAATGAAGCAATCGGGATTGTAATATCGGAATTTGGTAATATTGATGAACTTTTAAGCGAGTTGGACATTCCATTAAATGAAGAGAAACCATCAGAACGTCAACTTTCGGAGGAAGAAGTAAATCTTTTTTTTCAACTAACCTCAAAAGCAATGAATTTGATTGGAATTGGCGTGATGCTTTGCATCCTTGGTTCCTCTATCTTAGTGCTCTTCTTAACGTTATATGATAATGGATTTCTAAACGGAATAGCAGAAAATACAGCTACATTAATTGGCGTTGCACAATTACTTCTATTTGTAGCAATCGCAGTTAGTTTATTCATTTATAGTGGTCTGCTATTAGAGAAATATAAATTCATCGAAAAAAAGGGTAACTTTACGATTCCAATTCATTTGCTCAAAAAAATTGAGATGGCAAAAGAAGCTTATCAGCCAATCTTTTTTCGTTCCATTATTATCGGTGTTTCCCTATGCATCTTATCACCCGTTGTTTTATTAGTAACGATCGCAATCAATGAACAGGCAGTTACCTATGGTGTTTGTGTTCTACTACTTCTTATTGCCATTGCTACTTATGTTTTTATTGTGAATGGTGGAAAAATGGATGCTTACACAAAACTACTAAAGGAAGAATCCTATTCCATTGAAAAAAAGAAAGAAGAAAAAGTAATCGGCGCCTTCGCAGCAATCATCTGGCCACTCGCCACCGCCATTTTCTTATTCACCGGATTCGTGTACGGAAACTGGCATATAAATTGGATCATATTCCCAATAGCAGGACTACTAATGGCCATGTTCAGCGGAGCCTACACCATTATGAAAAAAGAAGAATAA
- a CDS encoding xylulokinase gives MKNNQVTTKQAIVDGSTSLGIEFGSTRIKAVLIDDSFETIASGSYEWENILEDGFWTYNLVDIITGLQTAYSEMKQEVERNYGVTIRTIGSIGISAMMHGYMAFDNTGELLVPFRTWRNTTTSVSAKELTKTFQFNIPERWSIAHLYQAILNEEQHIPRIEHITTLAGYMHWLLTGKKVLGIGDASGMFPIDEATQDYNQAMIEQFEALIATKEYPWKLKDILPKVAIAGEQAGVLTEMGAKILDRSRNLQPGIPLCPPEGDAGTGMVATNSVRKRTGNVSVGTSVFAMIVLEKELTKVYSEIDLVTTPDGSPVAMVHANNCTSDLNAWMRLFRESLEAMGQEVDMNKLFEALLSTALEADPDGGGLLSYGYYSGENITGLESGRPLFVRSPESKFTLANFMRTHLFSAFGALKIGMDILTKQENVAIDSILGHGGLFKTPVVGQKIVAAAMNTPVSVMATAGEGGAWGIAILAAYMVKKGEKDSLEDFLDKQVFKEVDKQEIFPDRFDIEGFEAFMDRYKQGLTIEKAAVEHLIYE, from the coding sequence ATGAAAAACAATCAAGTAACCACAAAACAAGCAATCGTTGATGGGTCAACCTCTCTTGGAATTGAATTTGGTTCAACGAGAATTAAAGCGGTATTAATTGATGATAGCTTTGAAACAATTGCTTCAGGAAGTTATGAGTGGGAAAATATTTTAGAAGATGGATTTTGGACGTACAACTTAGTAGATATTATTACCGGACTACAAACAGCTTATAGTGAAATGAAACAAGAAGTTGAGCGTAATTACGGGGTCACCATTCGAACAATTGGTTCAATTGGAATATCAGCAATGATGCACGGATATATGGCATTTGATAACACTGGGGAACTACTTGTCCCCTTTCGAACATGGCGCAATACAACGACCAGTGTCTCAGCAAAAGAATTAACGAAAACCTTTCAATTCAATATTCCAGAACGCTGGAGTATTGCACATCTATACCAAGCTATCTTAAATGAGGAACAGCATATTCCTCGAATTGAACATATTACCACCCTAGCTGGATATATGCATTGGCTACTGACTGGTAAAAAGGTGCTTGGGATTGGAGATGCTTCCGGTATGTTTCCTATTGATGAAGCAACGCAAGATTACAATCAAGCAATGATCGAACAATTTGAAGCATTAATTGCTACAAAGGAATATCCTTGGAAGCTAAAAGATATTCTTCCTAAGGTCGCAATTGCCGGGGAACAAGCAGGAGTATTAACAGAGATGGGAGCAAAAATTCTTGATCGCTCACGAAATTTACAGCCAGGAATTCCATTATGTCCTCCTGAAGGCGATGCTGGCACAGGGATGGTCGCAACAAACAGCGTAAGAAAACGTACTGGAAATGTTTCTGTTGGAACCTCTGTTTTTGCAATGATTGTATTAGAAAAAGAGCTTACAAAGGTTTATTCAGAAATCGACTTAGTAACAACACCAGATGGCAGCCCAGTTGCGATGGTTCACGCAAACAACTGTACAAGTGATCTAAATGCATGGATGCGACTATTCCGTGAATCTCTAGAGGCAATGGGACAAGAGGTTGATATGAATAAATTATTTGAAGCTTTATTGAGTACTGCTTTGGAAGCGGATCCAGATGGCGGTGGATTACTAAGCTATGGTTACTACTCAGGGGAAAATATTACAGGATTAGAAAGCGGTCGCCCTCTATTTGTCCGTTCACCAGAAAGTAAATTTACTTTAGCAAACTTTATGCGCACACACCTTTTCTCTGCCTTTGGTGCATTGAAAATCGGAATGGATATTTTAACAAAACAAGAAAATGTGGCAATCGATAGCATTTTAGGTCACGGTGGTTTATTTAAAACTCCTGTTGTCGGTCAAAAGATTGTTGCTGCTGCCATGAATACTCCCGTTTCCGTAATGGCAACTGCCGGAGAAGGCGGAGCATGGGGAATTGCCATTCTTGCTGCTTATATGGTGAAAAAGGGTGAAAAAGATAGTTTAGAAGATTTCCTTGATAAACAAGTATTTAAAGAGGTTGATAAGCAAGAAATTTTTCCAGACCGCTTTGACATAGAAGGATTTGAAGCATTTATGGATCGTTATAAGCAAGGACTAACTATCGAGAAAGCTGCAGTCGAACATTTAATTTACGAGTAG
- a CDS encoding ring-cleaving dioxygenase — MNELKGLHHITAITSSAEKIYEFFTYVLGLRLVKKTVNQDDIQTYHLYFTDDVGSPGTDMTFFDFPGIPKGVHGTNEISKTSFRVPTDAALEYWVKRFDKYEVKHKGIQEQFGKKTLSFVDFDDQQYQLISDEQNEGVAAGTPWQNGPVPLEFAITGLGPIFVRTAYLDYFKEVLEKVFLMKEAAQEGSFHLFEMGEGGNGAQVIVEFNTILSQARQGFGTVHHAAFRVEDRAELNQWQERLSSFKLANSGFVERYYFGSLYSNIAPQILFELATDGPGFMGDEPYETLGEKLSLPPFFESNREKIEQLVRPINTVRSNLKIEKEYL, encoded by the coding sequence ATGAATGAGCTAAAAGGACTTCATCATATTACAGCAATTACAAGTAGTGCAGAAAAAATCTATGAGTTTTTCACATATGTTCTAGGGCTTCGATTAGTAAAGAAAACGGTCAATCAAGATGATATTCAAACTTACCATTTGTACTTTACTGATGATGTAGGAAGTCCCGGTACAGACATGACATTTTTTGATTTCCCAGGTATTCCAAAAGGCGTGCACGGTACGAACGAAATTTCGAAAACATCATTCCGTGTGCCGACTGATGCTGCTCTTGAATATTGGGTAAAGCGCTTTGATAAGTATGAAGTGAAGCATAAAGGAATTCAAGAACAGTTTGGGAAAAAGACATTGTCTTTCGTGGATTTTGATGATCAGCAATATCAACTGATTTCAGATGAACAGAATGAAGGGGTTGCAGCAGGGACGCCATGGCAGAATGGACCAGTTCCTCTGGAATTTGCAATCACTGGGTTAGGACCAATATTTGTACGAACTGCATATCTGGATTATTTTAAGGAAGTTTTAGAGAAGGTATTCTTGATGAAGGAAGCTGCTCAGGAGGGATCCTTCCATCTATTTGAAATGGGAGAAGGAGGAAATGGCGCGCAAGTCATTGTGGAATTCAATACCATTCTTTCGCAGGCAAGACAAGGATTTGGAACTGTACACCATGCTGCTTTCCGTGTCGAGGATCGGGCAGAATTAAATCAATGGCAAGAACGTTTGAGTAGCTTTAAATTAGCGAATTCGGGATTTGTAGAACGATACTATTTCGGTTCTCTCTATTCAAATATAGCACCACAAATTCTATTTGAATTAGCAACAGACGGCCCAGGCTTCATGGGAGATGAGCCATACGAAACGCTAGGAGAAAAATTATCCTTACCACCATTCTTTGAATCCAACAGAGAAAAAATCGAGCAGCTAGTTCGACCAATCAATACCGTTCGCAGCAACTTGAAAATTGAAAAAGAATACTTGTAA